In Asticcacaulis sp. SL142, the sequence TTATCTGGCCGTTTGGCTTTCGGGCGGTCCTAAATAAGTCGGCTTCAAACCACCGGTATCGAGCACCAGCTTTTGCAGCACGACATTGCCATCTATCCGCCAGAACTTCAGCGTATGCGCCCCGACCTTGAGCCCGCTAAGCGGCACCTTGACCACATGGGCATTATCAGACACCGCCTTATTCCAGTCCGGCTGATCGGGGATGAGGTCAAAGCTTTGCACCATAACCGGCCCGTCATCGACGGAGATACCGAACTTCAGGCCGCCCTGCCCGCCTGTATCCAGCGTTGGCACCAGATAGATATGAAATTGCGCATCGGCATCCTTAGTCAGGGTCAGATCGTATTCGAGGCGCATCCCTGTTTTCGGATCAGACGAAGGCGCGTTCTGAGGCATGGCGATCACTGATGATAGAGTGCGCCCAAGATGCGGAATGATCGTCCATTTGACGCCCTTTCCATCGACTTTGCGGGCGAAATGCTCGGCCTCGATTGAGACGTAACCATCTTCTTCTATAAATGGCTGACCAGAATAAGGGAAAGGCCCCCAGCCCTCGTGGAGGACATCGGCAGGGCTAACAGCGGCTCTTCCCGTTGCCGTTTTAGCATTAATATCAACCACTTTAGGCATTACGTTTTGTTCTGGTTGCTGCCACCCCGTGTAACCGATGCGCGTTTGCGACATCATGTGGTTCCATTTCCCGTTGGCAACCTTGTGATAAGCATCACTTATCCATTGGTCGGTTTCAAAAGCAGCCTTGGCTTCTTCCGCAAATTCTATGGCCAGAGGATCATTAAATCCTGCATAGTAACGGTTTAGAGCTACGCTTTCATACAACCGATAAATATTAAAGCCCGCTAATACAGGGTGCCTTACTAACTGAAAAAAGGCATCGTCATAAATAGCTTTGATATCCTTTTCGACATCTGAGACATTGCTGATCAGTCCAGAATACTCCGCGGTAACGCTTCCCCACTCGTAGTAGTTTTCCAGATTGAAGGTGGCTTCATTCAATAATTCCGGTTTTCGACGCGCATTGTACTGACTGTATTCGGTCAGGATTTTACCGACACGTACACTATATTTCTTTCCAAACTGTTGGGCGGCCCAGCGTTCGGGATAAGCCTTTAACGCTTCAGGTGTCATGGCTTGGGGGTTCCAGGCCATGTCCATGAAGAACGACAGCGGATATTCCATCGGCTTGATATCACCGACATTGACGATCCATAGTTGATCGGCCCCTGAGGCATAGGCCAGATCCATCTGCTGCCAGACCTTTTCGATCTGGTTGGTATTGAGCCATTTATAGTTTCGCGGCCCGCCGACATAATCGAAGTGATAGTAGACGCCGTACCCACCCGTGCGGTTTTTATCCTTGGTCGGCAATCTCCTTATCTGCCCCCAGTTATCATCGGCAAACAGAAGGATGACATCGTCCGGCACGGTCATGCCCTGATCGTAATAGTCCTGCACTTCCTTATACAGCGCCCAGACCTGCGGCGTCTCAGACGCCGGTTTGCCGGTAACGTCAGCAATGATTTTGCGCTGATCGGCGACAATGGTTTCCAGCAGTTGTGTGGCCGTGCCTTCGGTCATGGCTTCGTCGCCGTCACCGCGCATCCCCAAGGTTATTATGTTGTCGCGCAGGCTCCCATCCGGCCTCTGAATACGTTCAATACCCCCACGCCAAAACGTGCGCAGGTTGGCGGCATTAGTGTTGTAATCCCACTTGCCGCCGGTGACGCCCTTGTCCTTATTGCGGTGCCATTCGTCGTGGGCGCGGGCCATAGGTTCATGGTGAGAGGTGCCAATGATCACGCCCATCTCATCGGCCAGCACCGTGTTTTGCGGGTCGTCGTCGTTAAACGCCTTACCCCACATGGCCGGCCACAGATAATTGCCTTTCAGCCGCAGGTTCAGCTCAAACACATGCTCATAAAGCTTTGAATTAATGCCGCCGAACTTTTCGCGCGCCCAGTTGCCAAAGGCCGGTTCTTCGTCATTGATGAAAAAGCCGCGATACTTGACCTTGGGTTGGTCGTGCACCGCGCCCGCCGTCACATAGACATCCGTCTTTTGCACAACCGGTACATCGGCCCACCAGTACCACGGCGACACGCCGATTTTTGCCGACAGATCATAGGTGCCAAAGATCGCCCCGCGCCGGTCAGATCCCGCGATCACCAGCGCTTGTTTGACACCCGGCATGGGATTATCAACCACGGTTTGGGTATAGGCTTCCCACTGGTCGCGCACTTTATCAACATTGATTTTCTTATCGGCAACCAGCTTGTCAATGACAGGACTTTGGCCGATCACCCCGATGATCACCACTGGCGCGTTAGCGGTTGATATGTCGCCAATCAACGCCGCCGGTTTGCCACCAACCCGCTCAAGGTCAGCCCTGAAATCATCCGCTGCACGACGCACCGCGCTATCAGCCCCGGAATCAACATAGACGGTCATGTGTTGTCCGCCGCGGATCAGATTGAAACTGCCCTTTGCGCCCTGCTCACAAACACTGACCGGCGTCTCACACGCCAGCGCCGCCCACGGCAGCATCAGTAATCCCACCGCGATTAAGACCGCTTTCATGACCTCTTCCCTGTATTTTTTTAGCTGCGCTCACAGGCTCAGCTTTTCAAAGCCTTATTTATCGCCGCCATAGCCACCGGCGCCATCGCCAGGTATCCGGCCCGGTTAGGATGCACGCCGTCCAGCGCCAGATCAGATTTAAAGCCATTTTGGCCATTATTCAGCACCGGCCAGTAATCGGCATAGACAGCGCGCTGAGAGGCCGCATAATCTTTGAGCCAGCTATTGAGTTTGAGGATTTTATCGGTCGGATTGCCGCCCCCTTTTCGCCACGGAAACTCGGTCGCGGGCAGGACGGAGGCG encodes:
- a CDS encoding glycosyl hydrolase 115 family protein — protein: MKAVLIAVGLLMLPWAALACETPVSVCEQGAKGSFNLIRGGQHMTVYVDSGADSAVRRAADDFRADLERVGGKPAALIGDISTANAPVVIIGVIGQSPVIDKLVADKKINVDKVRDQWEAYTQTVVDNPMPGVKQALVIAGSDRRGAIFGTYDLSAKIGVSPWYWWADVPVVQKTDVYVTAGAVHDQPKVKYRGFFINDEEPAFGNWAREKFGGINSKLYEHVFELNLRLKGNYLWPAMWGKAFNDDDPQNTVLADEMGVIIGTSHHEPMARAHDEWHRNKDKGVTGGKWDYNTNAANLRTFWRGGIERIQRPDGSLRDNIITLGMRGDGDEAMTEGTATQLLETIVADQRKIIADVTGKPASETPQVWALYKEVQDYYDQGMTVPDDVILLFADDNWGQIRRLPTKDKNRTGGYGVYYHFDYVGGPRNYKWLNTNQIEKVWQQMDLAYASGADQLWIVNVGDIKPMEYPLSFFMDMAWNPQAMTPEALKAYPERWAAQQFGKKYSVRVGKILTEYSQYNARRKPELLNEATFNLENYYEWGSVTAEYSGLISNVSDVEKDIKAIYDDAFFQLVRHPVLAGFNIYRLYESVALNRYYAGFNDPLAIEFAEEAKAAFETDQWISDAYHKVANGKWNHMMSQTRIGYTGWQQPEQNVMPKVVDINAKTATGRAAVSPADVLHEGWGPFPYSGQPFIEEDGYVSIEAEHFARKVDGKGVKWTIIPHLGRTLSSVIAMPQNAPSSDPKTGMRLEYDLTLTKDADAQFHIYLVPTLDTGGQGGLKFGISVDDGPVMVQSFDLIPDQPDWNKAVSDNAHVVKVPLSGLKVGAHTLKFWRIDGNVVLQKLVLDTGGLKPTYLGPPESQTAR